From Blastochloris viridis, one genomic window encodes:
- the nadA gene encoding quinolinate synthase NadA: MAALHSAAALHPVPAEFPGSVRTLKFPPVVVPDLTWTPEVERETRHLYDKVARVIPPVEWPFFAPYVRAINELKRQRNAVILAHNYQTPEIYNCVADVVGDSLQLAREAARADAEVIVQCGVHFMAETSKILSPDKTVLIPDSRAGCSLASSITGADVRALRGAYPGVPIVAYVNTSADVKAEVDICCTSSNAIQVVESLGVPKVIMVPDQFLASFVAARTSVEIISWHGACEVHERFTGEEMRRFRLDDPSVRIIAHPECPPEVIAESDFAGSTAAMIDWVKTNKPGRVVLVTECSMADNVMTENPDVEFVRPCNLCPHMKRITLPKILDSLVHMTEEVVVDPDVAARARRSVERMIALRK, encoded by the coding sequence ATGGCCGCTCTTCATTCCGCCGCTGCGTTGCATCCGGTGCCGGCCGAGTTTCCGGGTTCCGTTCGCACGCTGAAATTTCCCCCGGTGGTGGTGCCGGACCTGACCTGGACGCCTGAGGTCGAGCGCGAGACCCGCCACCTTTATGACAAGGTGGCGCGGGTCATTCCGCCGGTGGAGTGGCCGTTCTTCGCACCCTATGTCCGCGCCATCAACGAGCTGAAGCGCCAGCGCAACGCGGTGATTTTGGCGCACAATTATCAGACTCCTGAAATCTACAACTGCGTTGCCGACGTGGTGGGCGACTCCCTCCAGCTCGCCCGCGAGGCCGCGCGCGCCGACGCCGAGGTCATCGTGCAGTGCGGCGTGCACTTCATGGCCGAGACGTCGAAGATCCTGAGCCCGGACAAGACGGTGCTGATCCCGGACAGCCGTGCCGGCTGCTCGCTGGCGTCCTCCATCACCGGCGCCGACGTCCGGGCGCTGCGCGGCGCCTATCCCGGCGTGCCGATCGTCGCCTACGTCAACACCTCGGCCGACGTGAAGGCGGAGGTCGATATCTGCTGCACCTCCTCCAATGCCATCCAGGTGGTGGAAAGCCTCGGCGTGCCGAAGGTGATCATGGTTCCGGACCAGTTCCTGGCCAGCTTCGTCGCCGCCCGCACCTCGGTCGAGATCATTTCGTGGCACGGCGCCTGCGAGGTCCATGAGCGCTTCACCGGCGAGGAGATGCGGCGCTTCCGGCTCGATGACCCCTCGGTGCGCATCATCGCCCATCCCGAGTGTCCGCCGGAGGTGATCGCCGAAAGCGATTTCGCCGGCTCCACCGCGGCGATGATCGACTGGGTCAAGACCAACAAGCCCGGCCGGGTGGTGCTGGTCACCGAGTGCTCGATGGCTGACAACGTGATGACGGAGAACCCGGACGTCGAGTTCGTGCGGCCGTGCAATCTCTGCCCGCACATGAAGCGCATCACGCTGCCGAAGATTCTCGACAGCCTCGTCCACATGACCGAGGAGGTCGTGGTCGACCCCGACGTCGCGGCACGCGCCCGGCGCTCCGTCGAACGGATGATCGCCCTGAGGAAGTAA